From Streptosporangium album, the proteins below share one genomic window:
- a CDS encoding ROK family transcriptional regulator codes for MAKPTDALQRLRRVHEDAVLDALRSSGALSRTELINRTGLSRTTLFAIISEMVERGAVVEIEAPVSGARGRGRPATLVALSPEAGQLIGLDLARHRVHLAVANVSHQIIATGMEDVPEGAGVTEQAEAAVRLIRRVIEERGVRLGALEAIGLGLVGVMDDPVLPAGIVPARYTPVTELLEREFGVRVAVDNNARLAALAENTWGAARSVDDMVYVRWSVGVGGGFIVGGRLVRGAHGAAGEIGHVSLDPAGPPCHCGSRGCLERRIGGRALLESCAARGILLAGLDALVAAAQDRVPEVCELISAAAADLGRILADTVVQLDPERVVVGGEFASLGSLVLGPIRAAIARLSLPNSPRAIEVIPADLGANASAMGAIALLLHEEPAIPAHLRPARD; via the coding sequence ATGGCCAAGCCCACCGACGCGCTGCAGCGACTCCGCCGGGTGCACGAGGACGCGGTGCTCGACGCGCTGCGCTCATCGGGGGCGCTGAGCCGTACCGAGCTGATCAATCGTACGGGCCTGTCCCGCACCACGCTGTTCGCGATCATCTCCGAGATGGTCGAGCGAGGCGCGGTCGTCGAGATCGAGGCGCCCGTCTCCGGCGCGCGCGGGCGCGGCCGTCCCGCGACGCTGGTGGCGCTCAGCCCGGAAGCCGGCCAGCTCATCGGGCTCGATCTGGCCCGTCACCGGGTCCACCTGGCCGTGGCCAACGTCTCGCACCAGATCATCGCCACGGGCATGGAGGACGTCCCCGAGGGCGCCGGCGTCACGGAGCAGGCAGAAGCCGCAGTACGGCTGATCCGGCGGGTGATCGAAGAACGGGGAGTGCGCCTCGGTGCGCTGGAGGCGATCGGGCTGGGCCTCGTCGGCGTCATGGACGACCCGGTCCTGCCCGCGGGCATCGTGCCCGCGCGGTACACACCGGTCACCGAACTCCTGGAACGGGAGTTCGGCGTGCGCGTCGCCGTCGACAACAACGCCAGGCTGGCGGCGCTGGCCGAGAACACCTGGGGCGCGGCCCGCTCGGTCGACGACATGGTCTACGTGCGCTGGTCGGTCGGGGTGGGCGGCGGGTTCATCGTGGGCGGCCGGCTTGTGCGGGGCGCGCACGGCGCGGCGGGTGAGATCGGCCACGTCTCGCTGGATCCCGCCGGCCCCCCCTGCCACTGCGGCAGCCGGGGCTGCCTGGAACGGCGTATCGGTGGCCGGGCGCTGCTGGAGTCCTGTGCGGCGAGGGGCATCCTCCTCGCCGGCCTCGACGCGCTGGTCGCCGCAGCGCAGGACCGGGTCCCCGAGGTGTGCGAGCTGATCTCCGCGGCCGCCGCCGACCTGGGGCGGATCCTGGCCGACACCGTGGTCCAGCTCGACCCCGAGCGCGTGGTGGTGGGCGGCGAGTTCGCCTCACTCGGCAGTCTGGTCCTGGGGCCGATCCGCGCCGCGATCGCCCGGCTGTCCCTGCCGAACTCCCCCCGCGCCATCGAGGTGATCCCCGCCGATCTCGGCGCGAACGCCTCCGCCATGGGCGCCATCGCGCTCCTGCTCCACGAGGAGCCCGCGATTCCCGCGCACCTGCGCCCCGCCCGCGACTGA
- a CDS encoding sulfatase-like hydrolase/transferase: MTIPRNVLFLMTDQHRVDTLGCYGNPVARTPALDGLAAEGARFDRFYTPTAICTPARASLFTGLHPFRHGLLVNPERNGGARDEVADDHPVLSAPLLAAGYNLGHVGKWHIGRERGPEFYDMDGEHLPGALNPFHHPSYEQWLKENGHPPFAVSEAVFGRAPNDSGRGHLIAGRLQQPAEATVEAFLADRTLELLERYARDFHDGGRRFMLSCHWYGPHLPYLIPDEYYDMYDPELVPLPASMAETFAGKPDVQRRYAEYWSADHFDADAWRKLIAVYWGYVTMIDDQIGRLLGALRELDLWDDTAVVFTADHGEFTGAHRLNDKGPAMYEDIYRVPGIIRVPGAPPRAVDEFVTLIDLNPTILDLAGLPPQEPCDGQSLLPLVNGEQVDGRSEVVAEFHGHHFPYSQRMLRDRRHKLVFNPESVHELYDLETDPHELHNVYEAPAYAGVRRDLTARLYRELLRRGDPAYSWMTYMADIGGDRAPDVDGVADEVA, encoded by the coding sequence GTGACCATCCCACGCAACGTCCTCTTCCTGATGACGGACCAGCATCGGGTCGACACCCTCGGCTGCTACGGCAACCCCGTGGCGCGCACGCCGGCACTGGATGGTCTGGCCGCAGAGGGCGCCCGCTTCGACCGCTTCTACACGCCGACAGCGATCTGCACCCCCGCACGGGCGTCGCTGTTCACCGGCCTGCACCCCTTCAGGCACGGCCTGCTGGTCAACCCCGAGCGCAACGGCGGCGCCCGCGACGAGGTCGCCGACGACCACCCCGTCCTGTCGGCCCCGCTGCTGGCCGCGGGCTACAACCTTGGCCACGTCGGCAAGTGGCACATCGGCCGCGAGCGCGGCCCCGAGTTCTACGACATGGACGGCGAGCACCTGCCGGGAGCGCTCAACCCCTTCCACCACCCCTCCTACGAGCAGTGGCTCAAGGAGAACGGCCACCCGCCGTTCGCGGTGAGCGAGGCCGTCTTCGGCCGGGCGCCCAACGACTCCGGACGCGGCCACCTCATCGCCGGCCGGCTCCAGCAGCCGGCCGAGGCGACCGTCGAGGCGTTCCTGGCCGACCGCACACTGGAGCTGCTGGAACGCTACGCCCGCGACTTCCACGACGGCGGCCGCCGCTTCATGCTCTCCTGCCACTGGTACGGCCCGCACCTGCCGTACCTGATCCCCGACGAGTACTACGACATGTACGACCCCGAGCTGGTGCCGCTGCCCGCCTCGATGGCCGAGACCTTCGCCGGCAAGCCGGACGTGCAGCGCCGCTACGCCGAATACTGGTCGGCCGACCACTTCGACGCCGACGCCTGGCGCAAGCTGATCGCGGTCTACTGGGGCTACGTCACGATGATCGACGACCAGATCGGCCGCCTGCTCGGCGCGCTGCGCGAGCTGGACCTGTGGGACGACACCGCGGTGGTGTTCACCGCCGACCACGGCGAGTTCACCGGCGCCCACCGGCTCAACGACAAGGGGCCGGCGATGTACGAGGACATCTACCGCGTCCCCGGCATCATCCGCGTCCCCGGCGCGCCGCCGCGGGCCGTCGACGAGTTCGTCACGCTGATCGACCTCAACCCGACGATCCTCGACCTGGCCGGCCTGCCCCCGCAGGAACCCTGCGACGGCCAGAGCCTGCTCCCGCTGGTCAACGGAGAGCAGGTGGACGGGCGGTCAGAGGTGGTCGCCGAGTTCCACGGCCACCACTTCCCCTACTCCCAGCGCATGCTCAGGGACCGCAGGCACAAGCTGGTCTTCAACCCCGAGAGCGTGCACGAGCTCTACGACCTGGAGACCGACCCGCACGAACTGCACAACGTCTATGAGGCCCCCGCCTACGCCGGGGTACGGCGCGACCTGACGGCGCGGCTCTACCGGGAGCTGCTGCGCCGCGGAGACCCCGCCTACAGCTGGATGACCTACATGGCCGACATCGGCGGGGACCGCGCCCCCGACGTCGACGGCGTCGCCGACGAGGTGGCCTGA
- a CDS encoding ABC transporter permease yields the protein MTAVQKRSAARTSPDARRGASRARSTLMLTAGSGVLGLLVWVALASSGIQGFPGPISVLERAAQSIGDGTLFGDLLASLRRVLIGFVLGVALAVPVGFLMGWYRPVRGLVEPWLQFFRMVPPLAIIPLAIVLMGIGETPKIFVIFLASFLSSVVSTFQGVISVDSTLINAARVLGARDRTVFVGVVVPASTPFILVGMRIGLGASWATVVAAELIAAQEGLGYRMQQAQLYYDLPTIFVQLIVIGLVGLIMDRALLLAERRLTSWQERR from the coding sequence ATGACCGCCGTACAGAAGAGGTCCGCCGCGCGGACCTCCCCTGACGCGAGGCGAGGCGCGAGCAGGGCACGCTCGACGCTGATGCTCACCGCGGGGTCGGGGGTCCTGGGACTGCTGGTGTGGGTGGCCCTCGCGAGCAGCGGGATCCAGGGCTTCCCCGGACCGATCTCGGTCCTCGAACGCGCCGCGCAGTCGATCGGCGACGGCACGCTGTTCGGCGATCTGCTGGCCAGCCTGCGCCGCGTCCTGATCGGTTTCGTGCTCGGCGTGGCGCTGGCCGTACCCGTCGGGTTCCTGATGGGCTGGTACCGGCCCGTGCGCGGCCTGGTCGAGCCCTGGCTGCAGTTCTTCCGCATGGTGCCGCCACTGGCGATCATCCCGCTCGCCATCGTGCTCATGGGCATCGGAGAGACCCCCAAAATCTTCGTGATCTTCCTGGCCTCGTTCCTGTCGTCGGTGGTCTCCACCTTCCAGGGAGTGATCTCGGTCGACTCCACCCTGATCAACGCCGCCCGGGTGCTCGGCGCCAGGGACCGCACGGTCTTCGTCGGGGTCGTGGTGCCCGCCTCCACCCCGTTCATCCTCGTGGGCATGCGCATCGGGCTGGGCGCCTCATGGGCCACGGTGGTCGCCGCCGAGCTGATCGCCGCACAGGAGGGGCTGGGCTACCGGATGCAGCAGGCCCAGCTCTACTACGACCTCCCCACGATCTTCGTCCAACTGATCGTCATCGGCCTCGTCGGGCTCATCATGGACCGCGCCCTGCTGCTCGCGGAACGTCGCCTGACGAGCTGGCAGGAACGGAGGTGA
- a CDS encoding ABC transporter ATP-binding protein, which produces MTPKISFRGISHRFDLGGSDFAALDHVDLDIADGEFVTVVGPSGCGKSTLMNVAAGLLEPDEGSVLVDGTPVHGPSPQRGVIFQQYALFPWMSVRKNVEFGLKIAGVGAAERRKRAQYFIDMVGLTDFADALPKTLSGGMKQRCAIARAYAVDPTILLMDEPFGALDALTRVQLQDRLLDTWSRERRTVMFITHDVDEAVYLANRVIVMAARPGRVHRVIDVGLPYPRTEEIRLSTEFAELRRQVWHSVYHQPTPLERTSP; this is translated from the coding sequence GTGACCCCCAAGATCAGTTTCCGCGGGATCTCGCACCGGTTCGACCTCGGCGGCAGCGACTTCGCCGCACTCGACCACGTCGATCTGGACATCGCCGACGGCGAGTTCGTCACCGTCGTCGGGCCTTCGGGCTGCGGCAAGAGCACGCTGATGAACGTCGCCGCCGGCCTGCTGGAGCCCGACGAGGGCTCGGTGCTGGTGGACGGGACCCCCGTACACGGACCGAGCCCGCAACGAGGAGTGATTTTCCAGCAGTACGCGCTCTTCCCCTGGATGAGCGTCCGCAAGAACGTCGAGTTCGGGCTGAAGATCGCCGGAGTCGGCGCGGCGGAACGGCGCAAAAGAGCGCAGTACTTCATCGACATGGTCGGGCTCACCGACTTCGCCGACGCGCTGCCCAAGACGCTGTCGGGCGGCATGAAGCAGCGCTGCGCCATCGCCCGCGCCTACGCCGTCGACCCCACCATCCTGCTGATGGACGAGCCCTTCGGCGCCCTGGACGCACTCACCCGGGTGCAGCTCCAGGACCGGCTCCTGGACACCTGGAGCCGGGAACGGCGCACGGTGATGTTCATCACCCACGACGTGGACGAGGCGGTCTACCTGGCCAACCGGGTGATCGTCATGGCCGCCCGGCCCGGCCGCGTCCACCGCGTCATCGACGTCGGCCTCCCTTACCCGCGCACGGAGGAGATCCGTCTCTCCACGGAGTTCGCCGAACTCCGCAGGCAGGTCTGGCACTCCGTCTACCACCAGCCCACCCCCCTGGAAAGGACCTCACCATGA
- a CDS encoding aliphatic sulfonate ABC transporter substrate-binding protein → MRRPRRLVAALTAALALLLPVTACGSSDDGTGAKKVQFGYIADFSGAAVLAAADKQGLWAKHGLEPDLKVFTNGPLQIQALGSGDLDFGYIGSGAAWLPASGKATIIAPNMLGQADRIITHAGSGITSVAGLKGKKIGVPEGTSGDMILQLALKQAGLTPKDVEKINMDPSTVVTAFSAKQIDAAAIWYPLIDTIKKNAPDLVELTKSEDYYPALSFPSSFVARNELVKDDQVTVTKVLKVIQEANDWVAAHTAEAETLTATFLKAPAEQFKGASSVTKILSTAELVKLTEDGSVAGWYKGLADIFVTMGKLPESPDPATYYTADLYKAAASG, encoded by the coding sequence ATGAGGCGTCCTCGCAGACTGGTCGCAGCCCTCACCGCCGCGCTGGCCCTCCTGCTCCCCGTCACAGCCTGCGGCTCATCCGACGACGGAACCGGGGCGAAGAAAGTGCAGTTCGGCTACATCGCCGACTTCTCCGGCGCCGCCGTACTCGCCGCGGCCGACAAGCAGGGACTGTGGGCCAAACACGGCCTGGAGCCCGATCTGAAGGTCTTCACCAACGGACCGCTGCAGATCCAGGCCCTCGGCTCCGGCGACCTCGACTTCGGCTACATCGGCTCCGGCGCGGCCTGGCTGCCGGCCAGCGGCAAAGCCACGATCATCGCACCGAACATGCTCGGCCAGGCCGACCGCATCATCACCCACGCCGGCTCCGGCATCACCTCCGTCGCCGGTCTGAAAGGCAAGAAGATCGGCGTGCCCGAGGGAACCTCCGGCGACATGATCCTGCAGCTCGCGCTCAAGCAGGCGGGCCTGACCCCCAAGGACGTCGAGAAGATCAACATGGACCCGAGTACGGTGGTCACCGCCTTCTCGGCCAAGCAGATCGACGCCGCAGCCATCTGGTACCCGCTGATCGACACCATCAAGAAGAACGCCCCCGACTTGGTCGAGCTGACCAAAAGCGAGGACTACTACCCCGCACTCAGCTTCCCCAGCTCCTTCGTCGCCCGCAACGAGCTGGTCAAGGACGATCAGGTGACGGTCACCAAGGTGCTCAAGGTCATCCAGGAGGCCAACGACTGGGTCGCGGCCCACACCGCTGAGGCCGAGACGCTCACCGCGACGTTCCTCAAGGCCCCCGCCGAGCAGTTCAAGGGCGCCTCCTCCGTCACCAAGATCCTTTCTACCGCCGAGCTGGTCAAGCTGACCGAGGACGGATCGGTCGCCGGCTGGTACAAGGGCCTGGCCGACATCTTCGTCACCATGGGCAAACTGCCCGAATCCCCCGACCCCGCCACCTACTACACCGCCGACCTGTACAAGGCGGCCGCCTCCGGATGA
- a CDS encoding IS701 family transposase, whose product MTPQELEAVRARLETFAAEMFSGFARTDQRRWGERYVRGLLTDGARKSMEPMAARLGVDRQGLQQFLTDAPWSHQLVLAELAWRMDAAINPAAWVVDDVSFVKDGQESPGVAAQYCGALGKTANCQVAPSVHLVTDAASCPVNWRLFVPEQWDAASPRAENPAAVTARRRRCRIPADIAHVPKWQLALDMIDELESWGLDPPLVVADEGYGQDGAFRLGLTERDIPYVVGVRSDTALLEAGACRTAPAYGGTGRRPVLRYRDKPCSAQQIVTAAGRRALHTVTWRPGSKGPLRSRFAALRVRPAGRMIRRAHAGEELPECWLLAEWPPGEPEPVKYWLSTLPGDIPLRHLVRMAKIRWRVEHDYRELKTGLGLDHFEGRTWSGWHHHVTLVSVAHAFCTLERLNPKAPAAA is encoded by the coding sequence ATGACTCCTCAAGAACTCGAGGCCGTGCGGGCGCGGCTGGAGACGTTTGCCGCTGAGATGTTCTCCGGTTTTGCCCGTACTGATCAGCGGCGGTGGGGCGAGCGGTATGTGCGCGGCCTGCTGACCGATGGAGCGCGTAAATCGATGGAGCCGATGGCGGCCCGGCTGGGCGTGGACCGCCAAGGGCTGCAACAGTTCCTCACCGATGCCCCCTGGTCGCATCAACTGGTGCTGGCCGAGCTGGCCTGGCGGATGGACGCGGCGATCAACCCGGCCGCCTGGGTGGTCGATGATGTGTCCTTTGTCAAGGACGGCCAGGAGTCGCCGGGCGTGGCCGCGCAGTACTGCGGGGCGCTGGGCAAAACCGCGAACTGCCAGGTCGCGCCGAGCGTGCATCTGGTCACCGACGCCGCCTCCTGCCCGGTGAACTGGCGGCTGTTCGTGCCCGAGCAGTGGGATGCGGCCTCGCCGCGGGCAGAGAATCCGGCCGCGGTGACGGCGCGCCGGCGGCGCTGTCGAATCCCTGCGGACATCGCTCACGTGCCCAAGTGGCAGCTGGCTCTGGACATGATCGACGAGCTGGAGAGTTGGGGGCTGGATCCGCCGTTGGTGGTCGCCGATGAGGGCTACGGTCAAGACGGGGCCTTTCGCCTGGGCCTGACCGAGCGCGATATTCCCTACGTGGTGGGGGTGCGTTCCGATACCGCGTTGCTGGAGGCCGGGGCCTGCCGTACCGCCCCGGCCTATGGCGGGACCGGACGGCGGCCGGTGCTGCGTTACCGCGACAAGCCGTGCTCGGCCCAGCAGATCGTTACTGCCGCCGGGCGGCGCGCGCTGCACACGGTGACCTGGCGGCCCGGGTCCAAGGGACCGCTGCGCTCCCGGTTCGCCGCGCTGCGGGTGCGGCCCGCGGGCCGGATGATCCGCCGTGCCCATGCCGGTGAAGAGCTGCCGGAGTGCTGGCTTTTGGCCGAATGGCCACCGGGCGAGCCGGAGCCGGTCAAGTATTGGCTGTCCACCCTGCCCGGCGACATCCCGCTACGGCACCTGGTGAGAATGGCGAAGATCCGCTGGCGGGTCGAGCACGACTACCGCGAGCTGAAGACCGGCCTGGGCCTGGACCACTTCGAGGGCCGCACGTGGAGCGGCTGGCATCATCACGTCACCCTGGTCTCGGTCGCACACGCGTTCTGCACCCTTGAACGACTCAACCCAAAAGCGCCGGCTGCGGCTTGA